A single window of Plasmodium reichenowi strain SY57 chromosome 14, whole genome shotgun sequence DNA harbors:
- a CDS encoding RNA guanylyltransferase has product MITSTYHPGEKIENEFLKEKIRSKINEMLKWKRRGFPGCNPVSLTNHNIKNLFTKEYLICEKTDGVRYFLFIASNTTFLIDRNYEIFKNDMHIPTIEDLSKKQQLTLLDGELVEDIIYNEKTGVEEKKIVYLIYDGLYIQRKDITNLSYFERLTNVYNYVITPLKKYKKSQKNKKSKNNLQTNHENESLYIELDEKDNIKKRKSNLNNMLTEEENVLISHKKNDHPHINNKNMNGVNVNDVNVNGVNVNGVNVNGVNVNGVNVNGVNVNGVNVNGVNVNGVNVNDVNVNDVDVNCLNVNDFNMNNVNINSININQDFNNHNEKNNILMNHGILLEENNNGIQNIGTNDNINSLNNCNLLLYKREQHREQKEYEEEEDERSYSSDDTASTIHEEEIPFEIYLKDFYPIEKICELIKIMKKLPHYSDGIIFTPLHSPYITGNFYQLLKWKPLNLNTVDFGIETIYDEYNIPSKFELFISINGVRTSYKCYLAEYGDVYKELLQLAISNKISHYIIECYYVSKNIFSICKGENGREQKVEGGWIAQKIRFDKNIPNDISTLNKVIQSILDNITIDSLIKEISRNRKAK; this is encoded by the coding sequence atgatCACGAGTACATATCACCCTGGAGAAAAAATTGAGAATGAGTTTTTGAAGGAAAAAATTCGCTCCAAAATTAACGAAATGTTAAAATGGAAAAGGAGAGGTTTCCCAGGTTGTAATCCTGTATCTTTAACaaatcataatataaaaaatttatttacGAAAGAGTATTTAATATGTGAGAAGACGGATGGAGTACGgtactttttatttatagcATCAAATACCACATTTTTGATTGATAGGAATTATGAAATTTTTAAGAATGATATGCATATACCTACCATAGAAGATTTATCCAAAAAACAACAACTAACTTTATTAGATGGAGAATTAGTTgaagatattatatataatgagAAGACTGGTgtagaagaaaaaaaaattgtcTATTTGATATATGATGGCTTATATATACAAAGAAAAGATATAACAAATTTATCTTATTTTGAAAGATTAACCAATGTGTATAATTATGTTATAACacctttaaaaaaatataaaaagtctcaaaaaaataaaaaaagcaaaaataatttacaaACTAATCATGAAAATGAATCTCTATATATTGAACTTgatgaaaaagataatattaaaaaaagaaaaagtaatttaaataatatgttaacTGAGGAAGAAAATGTATTGATATctcataaaaaaaatgaccATCCACATAtcaataataaaaatatgaacgGTGTTAATGTGAATGATGTTAATGTGAATGGTGTTAATGTGAATGGTGTTAATGTGAATGGTGTTAATGTGAATGGTGTTAATGTGAATGGTGTTAATGTGAATGGTGTTAATGTGAATGGTGTTAATGTGAACGGTGTTAATGTGAATGATGTTAATGTGAATGATGTTGATGTGAATTGTCTTAATGTGAACGAttttaatatgaataatgtCAATATAAACagtattaatataaatcaagactttaataatcataatgaaaaaaataatatattgatgAATCATGGAATTCTTTTggaagaaaataataatggtaTACAAAACATTGGAAcgaatgataatataaattctttaaataattGTAACTTACTTTTGTACAAACGTGAACAACATAGAGAACAAAAAGAATATGAGGAAGAAGAAGATGAACGTTCCTATTCATCTGATGACACTGCTTCAACAATACATGAGGAAGAAATTCcttttgaaatatatttaaaagatttttatccaatagaaaaaatatgtgaacttataaaaattatgaaaaagCTACCTCATTATTCTGATggtattatatttacacCTTTACATTCTCCATATATAACAGGTAATTTTTATCAACTCCTAAAATGGAAACCTCTAAATTTAAATACAGTCGATTTTGGTATAGAAACTATATAcgatgaatataatattcctAGTAAATTTGAACTCTTTATATCTATAAACGGAGTAAGGACATCTTATAAATGTTATCTTGCTGAATATGGAGATGTCTACAAAGAATTGTTACAATTAGCTATTTCTAATAAAATATCACATTACATTATTGAGTGCTATTATGTTTCCAAAAATATCTTCTCAATTTGTAAAGGTGAGAATGGTAGGGAACAAAAAGTAGAAGGCGGATGGATAGCTCAAAAAATAAGATTCgataaaaatattccaAATGATATATCAACACTAAATAAAGTTATACAAAGTATACTGGATAACATTACTATAGATTCATTAATCAAAGAAATATCCAGAAATAGAAAAGCAAAgtaa
- a CDS encoding ubiquitin carboxyl-terminal hydrolase, putative: MSFVKGAIHVSILNNYMDFYKESTVDKIETSFSIRNNNESNTKNNEKRKSSLCIMNDEEKMKNKISKCTKNNNLYKNKKKRRKEKNILSNKSRSKKFLKFNIKGKDKKNNINSNIYNNANKNNLNMNNNNNSNNKINSCCRYVYKGSTNKRNSKLLLNDEIKHNEIYHTNIDNSFICMNKNDMNVIRNCKENNHSIRQMNTKIKKKKYNKKNVLISKQINKQIQMLKSNNCYIMYHMNEKRNTEKEKKKKKSKKIVKSILYNRKRSHYYISNFLKTYMKIKNNKIQKKLKKYVYLKDIYLTINMSNKQTCNNLNEQNKSEFLFDDLQKGHQVNKCDNKLYKMNFKSLKHLNNGKKNYIKENDNNNNFYNEDNSITENLSDDYIILNKNKCNKMENKIYNNNVINHRHSSEDIYLNHSKLKENNNNLVNSYVIKEKDMEDKELMSDNEKKEEQLILKNVNKKIQLCNESKLDNEKKNKGDNIKLGNTKNKDNFYKYLNVLSINKLIKGETYLERRTKKSDNSNEHKSDNIYDDKKIKYKSVENYTSELLDKNIDNSNFFDEANEKKKKLKKKQMNTCVNKNVMDYVNEDEYYHEERVKKKRKKKKKDNKKYNIKNKNESEEMFEDVTSTNGCINGNNSGTFIYDEEIGNHVINRGNIIISNNNNDNNDDNNDNYIVLTGNEKNMNAKEISEYITKQGLNLKEYLIWKEIKIKESKELIHLNLDSSFSVSKGAGLYNYGQNICFFNSIIQAIIRIPYICKDLLNKLHSINCEKRKKKTFCFYCLFEQFACNIISKKSVIKNVLIPYIKKYMCNSYHIGYQEDVHEYLRYFLNSLEKTSFFSSIYIQKMFTGVSKNVTICMNCNNVSLKYEQYYELSLDISSSNNLEDALKHFLSKEMLAGENGYYCEKCKKKKKATKQCVINKLPRVLTIQIKRFFMNSNFDIVKNHKNISYPLYLDMKYYVNNYDLFENNFNNNVISLYEKMNKTNCVGSTTNGPNKKNNKIYHQNNSCNIKNNNHFVHTNYNNKAQNILTPQKVTQQNIIPEHSFNKNHVNYENDFLLNNMNKKRECSNDDIISNINKNENIFFNNKDKEYLLNEKYMNTNQCIKLRGGNHNINIHVLKIIENILIDLKESMCKKQIQNKLTSKVLRNMIREKKKLLIKQLKKIKFSKLYKDISLRISKDIDMLYYYFKVNRENDQFKKIIYKYKIDYYEYYVGSTNINEDFINYNHNLDSSPAKDHHNNPHQNNDENNNRHSNVNFKEGNAKNSNKKNNYFSFELTGLIKHIGSGTDYGHYIALTKSNNNIYLQCDDNHISYINRKDILNCVKNAYVFIYTCINPEFIDFYNKYVDVLEKKNFDINLPVFEKRVEFKERITMPKEKFINKSLCY, encoded by the coding sequence aTGAGTTTTGTTAAAGGTGCAATACACGTTTCAATTTTGAACAACTACATGGACTTCTATAAAGAAAGTACGGTAGATAAAATTGAAACGTCATTTTctataagaaataataacGAATCTAATactaaaaataatgaaaaaaggAAGTCCTCTTTATGTATTATGAACGAcgaagaaaaaatgaaaaacaaaatatcCAAGTGTACAAAGAACAACaatttatataagaataagAAAAAGCGAAGGAAggaaaagaatatattaagtAATAAATCCAGAAGTAAGAAATTTTTAAAGTTCAACATAAAAGGTAAggataaaaagaataacATAAATAGCAACATATACAACAATGCAAATAAGAACAACTTAAacatgaataataataataatagtaataataagatTAATAGTTGTTGTAGATATGTTTATAAAGGATCCacaaataaaagaaatagtaaattattattaaatgatgaaataaaacataatgaaatatatcATACAAATATTGATAACTCATTTATTTGTATGAACAAAAATGATATGAACGTTATCAGAAATTGTAAAGAGAATAACCATTCAATAAGACAAATgaatacaaaaataaagaaaaagaaatataataaaaaaaatgtattaatatcaaaacaaataaacaaacaaatccaaatgttaaaaagtaataattgttatattatgtatcatatgaatgaaaaaagaaatactgaaaaagaaaaaaaaaaaaaaaaaagtaaaaaaattgtgaaatctattttgtataatagaaaaaggtcacattattatatatctaattttttaaaaacatatatgaagataaagaataataaaatacaaaagaaattaaaaaaatatgtatacctgaaagatatatatttaactATAAATATGTCTAACAAACAAACttgtaataatttaaatgaacaaaataaatctGAATTCCTTTTTGACGATTTACAAAAAGGACATCAAGTGAACAAGTgtgataataaattatataaaatgaattttAAAAGTTTAAAACATCTAAACAATggaaagaaaaattatataaaagaaaatgataataacaataatttttataatgaagataataGTATAACAGAAAATCTTAGTgatgattatataatattaaataagaacaaatgtaataaaatggaaaataaaatatataataataatgttattAATCATAGACATAGTAGTGaggatatatatttgaatcactcgaaattaaaagaaaataataataatttagTTAATTCATATgttataaaagaaaaggatATGGAAGACAAAGAATTAATGAGTGATaatgagaaaaaagaagaacaattgattttaaaaaatgtaaataagaaaatacaGTTGTGTAATGAAAGCAAATtagataatgaaaaaaagaacaaaggggataacataaaattgggtaatacaaaaaataaagataatttttataaatatcttAATGTCTTGtctattaataaattaataaaaggAGAAACATATTTGGAAagaagaacaaaaaaaagtgaTAATAGTAATGAGCATAAAAgtgataatatttatgatgataaaaaaataaaatataaaagtgTTGAAAATTATACTTCAGAATTGTTAGACAAAAATATTGACAATAGTAATTTCTTTGATGAAGcaaatgagaaaaaaaaaaaattaaaaaaaaaacaaatgaacacttgtgttaataaaaatgtaatgGATTATGTTAATGAGGATGAATATTATCATGAAGAAAGagtaaaaaagaaaaggaaaaaaaaaaaaaaagacaacaaaaaatataatatcaaaaataaaaatgaaagtGAAGAGATGTTTGAAGATGTTACAAGTACAAATGGTTGTATTAATGGTAATAATAGTGGTACCTTTATTTACGATGAAGAAATAGGTAACCATGTTATTAATAGGGggaatattattattagtaataataataatgataataatgatgataataatgataattatattgtattaacaggtaatgaaaaaaatatgaatgcTAAGGAAATATCagaatatattacaaaacAAGGTTTGAACTTAAAAGAATATCTTATATGGAAAGAAATAAAGATTAAAGAAAGTAAAGAActtattcatttaaatttagATTCATCATTTAGTGTTTCGAAAGGTGCTggattatataattatggtcagaatatatgtttttttaatagTATTATTCAAGCTATTATAAGAATACCATATATTTGTAaagatttattaaataaattacatTCCATAAATTGTGAaaaaaggaagaaaaaaacattttgtttttattgCTTATTTGAACAATTTGCctgtaatattatatcaaaaaagagtgtaataaaaaatgtattaataccttatataaaaaaatatatgtgtaatAGTTATCATATAGGATATCAAGAAGATGTACATGAATATTTAAGATATTTCCTAAACTCTTTAGAAAAGacatcttttttttcttccatatatatacagaAAATGTTTACAGGGGTATCAAAAAATGTAACCATATGTATGAATTGTAATAATGTATCTCttaaatatgaacaatattATGAATTATCTTTAGATATTAGTTCATCTAATAATTTAGAAGATGCTTTAAAGCATTTCCTATCTAAGGAGATGTTAGCAGGTGAAAATGGATATTATTGtgaaaaatgtaaaaaaaaaaaaaaagcaaCAAAACAATGtgttattaataaattacCAAGAGTTTTAACTATACAGATAAAAAGATTCTTTATGAATTCAAATTTTGATATAGTAAAAAAtcacaaaaatatatcttatccattatatttagatatgaaatattatgtaaataattatgatcTGTTTGagaataattttaataataatgttatatccttatatgaaaaaatgaataaaacAAATTGTGTAGGAAGTACAACAAATGGAcctaataaaaaaaataacaaaatatatcatcAGAATAATTCctgtaatataaaaaataataaccaCTTTGTTCatacaaattataataataaagcACAAAATATTCTAACACCACAAAAAGTAACacaacaaaatataataccAGAACATTCATTTAACAAAAACCATgtaaattatgaaaatgattttttgctaaataatatgaataaaaaaagagaatgttcaaatgatgatatcatttctaatattaataaaaatgaaaatatattttttaataataaagataaagaatatttgttaaatgaaaaatatatgaatacTAATCAATGTATTAAATTAAGAGGAGGaaatcataatataaatatccACGTCCTAAAAATTATTGAAAACATTTTAATTGATCTCAAAGAAAGTATGTGtaaaaaacaaatacaaaataaattgACATCAAAAGTTTTAAGAAATATGATAcgagaaaaaaaaaaactactcataaaacaattaaagaaaataaaattttccaaattatataaagatatatcCTTAAGGATATCTAAAGATATTgatatgttatattattattttaaagtAAATAGAGAAAATGAtcaatttaaaaaaataatatataaatataaaatagattattatgaatattatgTAGGATCTACAAATATCAATGAagattttataaattataatcataatttGGATTCTTCTCCCGCTAAAGATCATCATAATAACCCTCatcaaaataatgatgaaaataataatcgACACTCAAATGTAAATTTCAAAGAGGGGAATGCGAAAAATtctaataaaaaaaacaattatttttcattcGAATTAACCGGCCTAATTAAACATATAGGTTCAGGAACAGATTATGGACATTATATCGCTTTAACCAaatctaataataatatatatttacaatgTGATGATAACcatatttcttatattaaTAGAAAAGATATCTTAAACTGTGTAAAGAATGCATAcgtttttatatatacatgtataaATCCGGAATTTATcgatttttataataaatatgttgatgttttagaaaaaaaaaatttcgACATCAATTTACCTGTTTTTGAAAAGAGAGTAGAATTCAAAGAAAGAATAACAATGCCAAAggaaaaatttataaataaatctTTATGCTATTAA
- a CDS encoding small nuclear ribonucleoprotein-associated protein B, putative: MGKNSRLETWLQYRVRVTISDTRYFVGTFLSYDRHMNIVLVDAEEFRKVKSQENSLKEIKRVVGLILIRGENIVSFTAEQAPINKKSMGTVINKGIATGRGIPLNNYVPMQNNFNNPLGNPMGSMPTGMVLNTGTNKNLNPAINPNIRLPNMGINNQRPIIPPISMQINQNPPHNNANQAKGLPPGVPQLPFPPNVNPPAE, translated from the exons aTGGGGAAAAATTCACGTTTAGAAACATGGCTACAGTATAGAGTTAGGGTTACAATAAGTGATACAAGATATTTTGTTGGTACCTTTCTTTCGTATGATAGGCATATGAATATAGTTTTAGTAGATGCAGAGGAATTTCGAAAAGTAAAAAGTCAAGAGAATTCATTGAAG gAGATAAAACGTGTGGTTGgattaatattaataagaGGAGAAAACATTGTTTCTTTTACAGCTGAACAAGCAccaataaataaaaagtcTATGGGTACTGTTATTAATAAAGGTATTGCAACCGGTAGAGGTATAccattaaataattatgtacctatgcaaaataattttaataatcCTTTAGGTAATCCTATGGGTAGTATGCCCACAGGTATGGTATTAAATACAGgaacaaataaaaactTAAATCCTGCAATTAATCCAAATATAAGGTTACCAAATATGGGAATAAATAACCAGAGACCTATAATACCACCAATTAGTATGCAAATTAATCAGAACCCACCACATAATAATGCAAATCAAGCAAAAGGATTACCCCCAGGTGTTCCACAATTACCTTTTCCACCTAACGTGAATCCTCCAGcagaataa
- a CDS encoding ATP-dependent protease, putative: MLALHWNLLTFRRKANYKRCAYYFYRTSTTKKRNSYENDLKRVKEVKCVVLLNKPLFPGLTYVLNSDKNVVQYLGVHNDYKEKKNMFVGLFFHKEKIIETHHETNDTFYNKNCNTYESPDFLNDKKIKIDKNILKKDIDICTNINDIYSYGCVGVIKEILYDEDNLNSICDENDYNNIKETNDVMKKHHFNENNKKEKDNYLLKNHIDMTNMNRSNDLLIIHNKLKKKNNEKLNLNKHKSIYRIVVKTMAKIKIEKWNEVEKVGYIDIIRNEDYDINNKEIKIYYLEIIDKIKKIICMNSCNNREYNILLKYYNTRNLYNLIYFVGNISLSKNNIIQTLLERNILKDQLKICIQILCDDIYLLEMKQKLNEHINEKFENDKKNMIIKEQINILKKQQQQLLLQRERQEQNMEEYEEGNNTIKYDHDFLCDEFRNKLMLIRTYISNEAYRIINQDINKFMLYSENCNEYSSTYQYLNTSLNIPFNKYKMLNDNIFLCEELLNKNHYGLKNVKKYILEYLALYILNKSIKSKILLLVGSPGTGKTSICKSISECLNIPYYIINMNNIHNMNELIGHRKTYVNSYQGQIINSLIATKIMNPIVILDEFDKVAFINRNIYNMFLNIFDKEQNEHFKDQYINFEVDISKIFFICTANSVENIPDVLLDRVEIINIHPYTNMEKIDIYKNYLKHKIENETKITSLYLNISNDVLLYILDNYTQENGLRQFYNILYNIYKKRAYMLIKGYNKKVDIHLSNISEFVGAEQLIIKKNYHNDLHLNVNKENIMMENEKNERNKKCEKNEKYEKNEKYEKNEKYEEYEKNEKYEKNEKNEIYEKTCGGSVKSLAFTENGGQVIIIEVSSLSDKIKSHNYYNYFPMYYNDDYIISTHEQKLKNNKTEKHYPLSKKNNKILEGENRCELLNNIEIVHPINELFSISNKSYKNIYNMNYEEDDKKSLTSSFFITEDDGYVKEKERVQKVSFMNNQQVLNSYNEKNKNIYNHDNIVQNNLNKYIKKENKLYPYNNSPYELHPIHNNNNNNNNNNNNNNNNLNHNITITGNVGRIMQESILIAYTYSMKLLNTIMPNFESKPLHINLSDGDLKKDGPSAGINFVTCILSYYLNIPIDNTLCMTGEINLNGYVLKIGGLYEKLNVARNFGIRTLIIPKENSNEYQALPQHVKQNIRVLYVHHYSQIFNFIFNNKK, from the coding sequence ATGCTGGCGCTCCATTGGAACCTCCTGACTTTCAGGAGGAAGGCAAATTACAAAAGGTGCgcatattatttttatagaaCATCAACAACCAAGAAACGAAATTCTTATGAAAACGATTTAAAAAGAGTTAAAGAGGTAAAGTGTGTAGTTTTATTAAACAAACCATTATTTCCTGGACTTACCTATGTTTTGAATAGTGATAAGAATGTGGTACAGTATTTAGGCGTTcataatgattataaagaaaagaaaaatatgtttgttggacttttttttcataaggagaaaataatagaaaCACACCATGAAACAAATGACACGTTCTATAATAAGAATTGTAATACATATGAATCACCtgattttttaaatgataaaaaaataaagatagataaaaatatactaaaaaaagatatagatatatgtaccaatattaatgatatatatagcTATGGATGTGTAGGTgtaataaaagaaatactatatgatgaagataatCTAAATTCTATTTGTGACgaaaatgattataataatataaaagaaacTAATGATGTTATGAAGAAGCATCATTTTAATgaaaacaataaaaaagaaaaggataattatttattaaaaaatcatataGATATGACAAATATGAACAGATCAAATGATTtgttaataatacataacaaattaaaaaaaaaaaataatgaaaaattaaatttgAATAAGCATAAGTCTATATATCGCATTGTTGTGAAGACAATGgcaaaaataaaaatagaaaagTGGAATGAAGTTGAAAAAGTAGgatatatagatataataagaaatgaagattatgatattaataataaggaaataaaaatatattaccTAGAAATAattgataaaataaaaaaaatcatatgTATGAATAGTTGTAATAATAgagaatataatatattattaaaatattataataccagaaatttatataacCTCATATATTTTGTCGGAAATATAAGTTTAtctaaaaataatattattcaaaCGTTGTTagaaagaaatattttaaaagatcaattgaaaatatgtatacaGATTTTATGTGatgatatttatttgttagaaatgaaacaaaaattaaatgagcatataaatgaaaaatttgaaaatgacaaaaaaaatatgataataaaagaacaaataaatattttaaaaaaacaacaacaacaactACTACTACAAAGAGAGCGACAAGAACAGAACATGGAAGAATATGAAGAAGGAAATAATACTATTAAGTATGATCATGATTTCTTATGTGATGAGTTtagaaataaattaatGTTAATTCGTACATATATAAGCAATGAAGCATATCGAATAATAAATcaagatataaataaatttatgttatatagTGAAAATTGTAATGAATATTCTTCGACTTATCAATATTTAAATACAAGCTTAAATATTCCtttcaataaatataaaatgttaaatgataatatatttctatgTGAAGAgttattaaataaaaatcattATGGTCTAAAGAATgtaaagaaatatatactaGAATATTTAgctttatatatattaaataaaagtataaaatcgaaaatattattattagttGGTTCCCCAGGTACAGGGAAAACATCTATATGTAAATCTATTAGTGAATGCCTAAATATtccttattatataattaatatgaataatatacataatatgaatgaatTGATAGGACATAGAAAAACATATGTTAATAGTTATCAAGGTCAAATTATAAATTCTTTAATAGCAACGAAAATTATGAATCCTATAGTTATATTAGATGAATTCGACAAAGTAGCTTTTATCaatagaaatatttataatatgttcttaaatatttttgataaagaacaaaatgaaCATTTCAAAGatcaatatattaattttgaAGTGGATATTtctaaaatattttttatatgtactGCTAATTCTGTAGAAAATATTCCTGATGTTTTATTAGATAGAGttgaaattataaatatacatccatatacaaatatggaaaaaattgatatatataaaaattatttaaaacacaaaatagaaaatgaaacaaaaattacatcattatatttaaatatatcaaatgatgtgttattatatatccTTGATAATTATACTCAAGAAAATGGTTTAAGACAAttctataatatattatataatatatataaaaaaagggcatatatgttaataaaaggatataataaaaaagtagACATACATTTAAGTAACATATCTGAATTTGTAGGTGCAGAAcaattaattattaaaaagaattatcATAATGATCTACACttaaatgtaaataaagaaaatataatgatggaaaatgaaaaaaatgaaagaaataaaaaatgtgaaaaaaatgaaaagtatgaaaaaaatgaaaaatatgaaaaaaatgaaaaatatgaagaatatgaaaaaaatgaaaaatatgaaaaaaatgaaaaaaatgaaatatatgaaaaaacaTGTGGAGGATCAGTAAAATCATTAGCCTTTACTGAGAATGGAGGACAAGTAATTATCATAGAAGTATCAAGTTTGAGCGATAAAATTAAATcacataattattataattattttccaatgtattataatgacgattatataatatcaacgcatgaacaaaaattaaagaataACAAAACGGAAAAACATTATCCATtgtcaaaaaaaaataataagatatTAGAAGGAGAGAATAGATGcgaattattaaataatatagaaattGTACATCCTATAAATGAACTATTTTCAATTTCGAATAAgtcatataaaaatatatataatatgaattatgAAGAAGATGATAAGAAAAGTTTGacatcatcattttttataacagAAGATGATGGTTAtgtaaaagaaaaagaaagagTTCAAAAAGTTTCTTTTATGAATAATCAACAAGTATTAAATTCTTATaatgagaaaaataaaaatatatataaccatgataatattgttcaaaacaatttaaataaatatataaaaaaagaaaataaattatatccatataataattcGCCTTACGAACTTCATCctatacataataataataataataataataataataataataataataacaacaatttaaatcataatattacTATCACTGGAAATGTTGGTAGAATTATGCAAGAAAGTATACTTATTGCATATACTTATAGTATGAAGTTATTAAATACAATTATGCCAAATTTTGAAAGTAAACCTcttcatataaatttaagTGACGgagatttaaaaaaagatggTCCAAGTGCTGGTATAAATTTTGTTACTTGTATTTtatcttattatttaaatataccAATTGATAATACACTGTGTATGACGGGcgaaataaatttaaatggttatgttttaaaaatagGGGGGTTATATGAAAAACTAAATGTTGCCAGAAATTTTGGTATACGTACTTTGATCATACCAAAAGAAAATTCCAACGAATATCAAGCACTGCCTCAGCATGTTAAGCAGAACATAAGAGTATTATATGTTCATCATTATTCtcaaatatttaatttcatctttaataataaaaaatga
- a CDS encoding uracil-DNA glycosylase, putative has product MNNPTIQNTIDQFFKVKRKSSILSGDIEKKKKRVILEEVEEKSLEGSLKEENVNILKTKKIMNNDEDIEKMGTISNISMSTSTIDNEINNNVKQNVCEQGYMEEIKKLMHIEWYELLKDELKKNYFKNMYLKIKEERKTKVIYPPEQLVFNAFLKTPLSNIKVVIVGQDPYHQKDQAMGLCFSVPIGVKIPPSLKNILKEMKQKSNHGNLISWSEQGVFLLNTSLTVEENKPASHKNYGWETFTDTVINIINRQKEKIIFMLWGNFAIKKCKNIDINKHFILKAGHPSPLSIKHFENCNHFAKCNKILAQHNLTPIKWELPQ; this is encoded by the coding sequence ATGAATAATCCAACAATTCAGAACACAATCGatcaattttttaaagtaaaaagaaaaagtaGTATCCTTAGTGGGGAcatagaaaaaaaaaaaaaaagagtaATTTTAGAAGAAGTAGAAGAAAAATCCTTGGAAGGTAGtttaaaagaagaaaatgtaAACATTTTGAAGAcgaaaaaaattatgaataatGATGAGGATATAGAAAAGATGGGTACAATAAGTAATATTAGTATGAGTACTAGTACAATagataatgaaataaataataatgtaaaacAAAATGTTTGTGAACAAGGATATATGGAAGAAATAAAGAAGTTAATGCATATAGAATGGTATGAGCTATTAAAAgatgaattaaaaaaaaactattttaaaaatatgtatttaaaaataaaagaagaaaggAAAACAAAAGTTATATATCCACCTGAACAATTAGTTTTTAATGCCTTTTTAAAAACACCATTGTCAAATATTAAAGTAGTTATAGTAGGTCAAGATCCCTATCATCAAAAAGATCAAGCCATGGGATTATGTTTTTCTGTTCCTATAGGAGTAAAAATACCTCCaagtttaaaaaatattttgaaagAAATGAAACAAAAAAGTAACCATGGAAATTTAATAAGTTGGTCAGAACAAGgtgtatttttattaaatactTCTTTAACAgttgaagaaaataaacCAGCATcacataaaaattatggATGGGAAACATTTACTGATACAgtaattaatataataaatcgtcaaaaagaaaaaatcatttttatgttatgGGGTAATTTTgctattaaaaaatgtaaaaatattgacataaataaacattttatattaaagGCTGGACATCCATCACCTCTAAGTATTAAACATTTTGAAAACTGTAATCACTTTGCAAAgtgtaataaaatattagCACAACATAATTTGACGCCCATCAAATGGGAGCTACCCcaatga